One Zymoseptoria tritici IPO323 chromosome 5, whole genome shotgun sequence genomic window, TTCTGGAACGTTGTGGCAGATCATATACTTCAGGATGAGTTTGCTTGCATTGAGTGCTACGTCTTCAATCAGCTCATTTCTTTTCTCCTCCTTGCACACCTCACTGACGATTCTCCGTACCCCATCCTCTCCGTTTTCCAACGGTTTGCTTCGCATCATGAACAATCTAGGGGAGCATTCATTCCATTTCGACGCTGCCGACTTCCCTTCCTTACCTGGAACCCAAGCTCCGCGCATTCCCGAAGTGCCTCCTGATCGACCACAGGTttctccaccgccacccACACGCAAAAGCACTTCACCTACACTGGCATGCATCATCTGCCAGAGGACCGACAGCCTCATTCGACCCTGTCCACACTGTGCTACCGACTACTGCGGCGAATGTCTCAAAGACTGGTTCGTCGCTAACACCAAAAGCGCCCCTTTCTCTGCCCCTCGTTGTCACGCTCTTATTCAAATTCACTCCGTCCTTCCGACCCTCGATTCAGAGACTGCAAGAGCATACCGTGCAGCACTCGAGATCTGGGTCAGTGCTAGAAAGATCTACTGTCCGATTGCGACATGCTCTACCGCAATTCCCGAGCGCCTTGTTCCGGCTGCGTCCAGCAATCCCCTGTCGACAGCCGTTCAAGCTGACGGCTTCTCTTGCCCGAAGTGCGAGGCCAGAGTCTGCACCAAGTGTCTCAAGCAAGAACACATCGGCGCAAGATGTGATACATCAGAAGAGGACAAGATCATGGCGATAATTTCCGAGTTCGGGTATAAGAAGTGTCCGTGCTGCGGCCAAGGCGTGAAGAAAATGTTTGGCTGCCCGCATGTGTAAGTTGCTCCCACCATATGAGCACGACGGAGATCAGCCTGCTAACATTGATACCATTCCTTAGACAATGCCACTGCGGTACTCATCTGTGTTGGCGATGCATGCTCAGCATAGAAAACTGCTCGTGCAGAAGCCGCCGCCCAGGTTCACCACCCGTTCAGAGGGCCAATACGCTCTCGCCGCTTCTCCCGCCGACTCCGTTTCCAAGCATAAGTCCGGAACTTCAGCGGCAGCGCAACGCTCAGTACGCCCGAGACTTCCCGCCATTCGATCCGAACATCGCTCGTCCCAGCCGTGGCGCCGCAACAGGCAGCTCCATCGCACCTCCAGCGAGCCCGATCAACCTTGATGGCGGCTCAGAACATCAATGGGAGGCCAGCGGTCTGGACTTGGGCCCAGAGCCGGAGCACGACGGGCAAACTCAAGTCTGGGCGTGCGATCATCGATGGGAGAGCTTCGAGCATGTTGACGACGGGCACAATCACGGAGATCTTCAGTATGAGGACACATCTGTTCACACCGTGATCAAGCAGTCCCGCTAACGTTCGTTCGCAGATATGTTGAATGCAATCGATGCTCCAAGAACTGTCCGGACGGACAGCATGCAAGCATGTGCCATGAGTGTAGTCTGCTCGTTTGCGACGACTGCAAGGCAGATTATCAGGCCGCGAGAGGGCACGGGCAGTGATGCGAGACATGGAGGGGTGTTGCCGACGAAACTTACATGCACTGTGCATCAACAGCTCTGCGCCTCCATCGACCGGGATCAGCATGGTCGATTTGGCGAGCAAGGCGTACAGAGATTGCCAATCGCAGCACTGTGGGGACCAAGGACAACGTGACAGCGAAGAATCCTCGATTCCAACAGAGTTGAAGATGCTGTAGGTACCTCAGAAGATTGATACTACAGATGTAGGAAGTGCGACAAGGAGCGAAACAAATGCGCTCCGTGTTTTgggcctcctccatctcctacCACGCCATCCCTTTCCCTGTCATCCATCCCTTCCATTgctctctcctccctcaGCGGAAAGCGCCCCATCCAATACCAACGAATCGCGGAGGTGTTGTCTCAATGCAAGGGCGCCAGTCCGGGAAGAAGTTTTCACCGGCAAACACTGGGATCATCTTGATTTTGGCACTGTAGGGCACGTCAGTCATGGAAGCCGACATGGGACAAGAGAGCGGCAACGTACAACGCAGCAATCGTGCTGGTGGGTCTTCCTCCGGCACGTGAAGTAGCAAGGGTCGCTTGGGTCCCCGGTAGCGATGGCCGCTGGCGCTGCGGAAGCGCAAAAGGTGAGCAGGAGGGTGGAGGCGAGGTAGATGATAGATCTCATTTTGGCAGTTTGGTTTGATTGGCGTGGGTTGACTTTGTGCGGGTCTGAGTTGACGTATTTGCGATGGTGAGGTGGTGGTCTGATTACGTGGTAGTTGAGTCGTTGGctgctggagaaggagggaaAGAAGAGCGTCTCAAGCGGGGTGTCGAGCGTTGTTATATCACGCCTTGTCCGGTGCAGTGCTGCTGCGGACGCTCGGATTAAGAGGTCATGGATTATCTCCTCCGATCGCCCGTCGTATGGCTGCACAGCCCCAAAGCTCAGTGGCCGGTTCTTGAACCCAACTGTCCGAGCCACTGTCAGCtcgcgacttcttcgatcgcATCGACTGAGTTTCCAGCGACGGGTACTACTCCTGCCTGCAGGAAACGGCCTGTACAGCCTCTGTCCTCAATGCATGATTTCGTGCCGTCATGTCACTTCACCATTCTTTCTCAAGCTCCCAGCTGGCCCAGCGATTGTCGTTACCGCGGAAGTCTTCGCCATAGGCTGCACCTCGATTGTGGTGAAGCTCCTCGTTGACATTTTGCCCTATACACGTGGAGTGCACAAGGCGCGCACACATATAGATTGCCAGTCGTACATTTTGGGGAAATGACAGTGAAGTGAACAGCAAAGGAAAAATTATCCCAACAGACTAAAGATGCTGCGTTGACCCTTGCAACAAATGAGCGGAAGTGCGACGAAACGAAAGAACTGCGCCCGGAAGACGCTCTGccatcctccccatcctctCCCATCACGCCCTCCCTCTGCAAGTGATTCGTCTCCTCACCCGGCTTCTTCAGTCACCGAACCCGACGCATGGAGCACCAGCGAATCGCGGCAGTGTACCTCAGCGCAAGGGTGGGTAGTCCTGAGGAACTCGTCATCCACAGAGACTGGGGTCGTCTAGGTTTCGGCACTGCAGCGCATGTCAGGTATGACCGTCAACATCGGAGAAGCGGATGGCAACGTACAACACAACAGCCTTTCCCACCTCGAAGGCATTGGTAGAAGCAGGGATCGTTTGGGTTTGCAggacctcctcctcgaggTCCTGGCGCGGCGGAAGCGCAGATGGCGAGGAGCAGGGTAGAGGCGAGGTAGAAGATAGACTTCATGTTGACAGTTTTGCTTGAACGTTGGTGAAGTGCCTTGGTGGTGGGTTGAGTTGGTAATGGTCTGATCTCGCAGTGGTCCGACTTTGCAGTGGTTTGATTCTTTTGTAGGTGGGATGCTGCCTGtccggaggagaagaaaaGCGACGCGAGCGGCGTTCCGAGGGTTGTTTATCATAGACGATGGCGGCTTCTCCTTTCGCAGGGCAGTGCTGGGGAAGAAGCGGGCGGAGCAAGAGGTCAGGGACATCCTCAACACTCAGCCCCTGTTCCGAAGCTCGATTGCAGCCGACATGGTTTCTCTCCGTTCCTTTTGCGGTGAAAATTTCTCCTTGTGCAGGGTAGTTGACACACGGACTTCGCAAAACAATCTTACCTAGTAACATTGCAGGCCTCAGATCGCATCAGAGCACGTTGCAAGTTGTGCAACAAGCCCGCGTCCCACGCTCCCCGAGTGGATGTTTTTGTATGTGGAATAAGGGCTGTATTCTACAGCGTACGCACGCATCGGAACGGTCACCTTTCAGACTCGGCCGGATATTGACGGCCTTGTTACGAGGAAGTGAGCCAACCCGTCCCTGGACAGCCTTGTGCCTGTAAACGAGGCGAACATTCCGGTGCGTTCCGGCCAACGCATGAATCGGTGTCGTCATAGGTTCGCCATGCCTTCGTGACATTTGCTGTTGCTGGAAGGCCTCGAATTGGATCAGAGCCCGCAACCGCTGGCCCTCGCCTCAGTGCGTCGTGTTTCGCTGTCAGCAATTTGATGACGGACGAATAATAAGGTGCGTGAACGCCTTGAGTGTCTGAAGTTGAATCGGTCGCGCACCTGTGCGTCTATCCCTGCTGCTGTAGAACATACTTTTGAACGGCCTGCAAATCATCAGCATCGTCTCACTGCCACACCGTCTCACATAACATCGCCAGAGACCGAGGCAGACTTACCGCACGAAGCAAGCCCAATTGCCGTTGCGTCCGCATGTACACATCTCGATACTGCTCAATCGTCTCCTCCACAACTTGACGCCTCGTCTTTCGACCTTCGCAGATAGCCTTCATCTTCAGCTCCATCTGTCACAAGTCAGCGGTTCATCCTTGAACGACCGCGAACGGAATCACATACCTCCTTTCGCAAGAACGGCTTCGCAAGACTGATCTCGAAGCCCATGCTCTCGTACCCTTCAATCAACGCCACGCCCAGCGTTGTCGGAATGAACTCCTGCACGCCACCAttgcctccgccgccgccattCGCAGCaccacctcgacctcctcttccacctctgcctcctcgacctcttgCGCCACGGCCACCCCTGCCACGGCCACCACGCTCGGCGGGCTCGTCGTCAGGCTCGTACTCATCTTCCGACATGTCCTGACCTGCCTGCGGCTGGACTCTCCCGCGTGGTCGCGCCATGACATACTCCCTCTCTTTGATCTTGGCAATGTGCTCCGCCATCGTAGCATCCGTTCCGATGCCGTTCGCATCCATGAGGCCAATCAGTTCCGGCTCGGTCAGGTATCCCGGTGGCGTAGTCTCGCCTTCGTGCATCCGAGCTTCAGTGGGCACGAATGTCTCACCAACGGCGAAGATGGGAAGTTCTTGACTGCTTGTCCACTTGTCGTATGGGTATACATCGAGGTAGTTGCGCTCGAGGACCATCAGCCCGGAGGCGTTGAACGTTTCCGCGCCGTATAGGATGCCGATGTCTGTTTTCGTTCCTTGAGCGTCTTTGGAGCAACATGCAAGGAAGCGGCGGACGATGAACTCGTAGACTCGTCGATGTTCGTGATCGAGAGCGTTATTGGCGACGAAGTTGACTGGGTGAATGGGAGGATGGGCTTTGTCATTGTTGCGACCCATGCGCGGCCAGGAAAACCCTCCGTTGCGCAGACCCTGGGCGAAGTTGCCCCAATCAGGGCTCTGGATTTGTTTGTCGATGATTGTATTGAGGTCTGTATTGCGATCGAATTGATCGGTCTCTGTACGCGGGTAGCTGATGAACCCATCTTGGTAAAGTTTCTCGGCGATTTGCATGACACGTTGACTGTTCATGCGGAGAAAGCGACTCCCGCACTTCTGCAGCTCGACTGTTGTGAGGGGAAGGGGTTTCCATTTGCTTGTCGGCTTCTTGGTGACTTTCGTCACTCTCGCCGTTCGAGCGGTCAGACATCGCTCGAAGAGGATGGTAACAACCATGCGGTCGAAGAGATGGCCACGAGACCAATGAAAGTTGACCTTGACGCGATCCTTCTCATGCATCACCTTGATGCCCCAGAAGGTCTCCGGTAGGAAGTTCTTGACTCGAAAGTACCTTTCCACGACGAAGCCCAACGTTGGAAACTGACAACTCCCATAGCTGATGACCGACCCCTCCCTGCCCGGGATCATGGCCTGAAGAGTCAGGCTCAGATTTCGGGTGAAAGCAACTCCAACCCGCAGATCGAGTTCGATCCGGGAGGCGACAGCGGCAGCCTGTGCTTCATCCAGGGGGATCGGCGCTCGTGCGGCAGCAATGATGTGAGCTCGTTCAATATTGGAAAAGCGAGCCCTTACAGTCTTTCCAGGATTCCTGAGGTATGCGTTCTTCTTGCAAGCAACATCTCGAATCTCGCTGCCGATGGCCTCACCTTCACGATCGCAATCCGTCCAGATGTAGAGATATCTGGCATACTGAGCTTGATTCTCGATGTTGGCTGCAATAGCCTTCCTCTCGTTGTCGATGTACGACTCTATCCGGCATTCGAACAGCGCAGAAGGGTCACACGACTGCCAGCCTTTATATTCGCGTGGGAAATCGTGAGACATCAAATGGCCGGCCACAGAGGTCATGGTGACGCTGCATTGTCCCCATCCCGGGAAGTTGTAATCGAAGATGTAGTTCTTGATGAATTGATTCCCCTGGATGGAGCGCTGCAGGAGATTAGCATTCGTTCATGATTGTTGTCATTTGTTCTTCACTCACACATTGCACTTGACCACCACCGAGATGATTGGCAACAGCTTTGGCGATTGAAGGCTTTTCAGCCACGCAAAGAACTTGAATCGCCATCGCGCCGGGCAATGGTGAtgatttcgagtcttcgcTTTCTCCTCATAGTATCAGCGGAATGTAATGTCTTGGAACTTGTGTtt contains:
- a CDS encoding DNA topoisomerase 3: MAIQVLCVAEKPSIAKAVANHLGGGQVQCRSIQGNQFIKNYIFDYNFPGWGQCSVTMTSVAGHLMSHDFPREYKGWQSCDPSALFECRIESYIDNERKAIAANIENQAQYARYLYIWTDCDREGEAIGSEIRDVACKKNAYLRNPGKTVRARFSNIERAHIIAAARAPIPLDEAQAAAVASRIELDLRVGVAFTRNLSLTLQAMIPGREGSVISYGSCQFPTLGFVVERYFRVKNFLPETFWGIKVMHEKDRVKVNFHWSRGHLFDRMVVTILFERCLTARTARVTKVTKKPTSKWKPLPLTTVELQKCGSRFLRMNSQRVMQIAEKLYQDGFISYPRTETDQFDRNTDLNTIIDKQIQSPDWGNFAQGLRNGGFSWPRMGRNNDKAHPPIHPVNFVANNALDHEHRRVYEFIVRRFLACCSKDAQGTKTDIGILYGAETFNASGLMVLERNYLDVYPYDKWTSSQELPIFAVGETFVPTEARMHEGETTPPGYLTEPELIGLMDANGIGTDATMAEHIAKIKEREYVMARPRGRVQPQAGNGGVQEFIPTTLGVALIEGYESMGFEISLAKPFLRKEMELKMKAICEGRKTRRQVVEETIEQYRDVYMRTQRQLGLLRAVSLPRSLAMLCETVWQ